TAATTATATGTTAGAGGCAATAAACAAAATAAAAGATTTAGATATAGATATTATAGCTCCAGGCCATGGACCTATATTGAGGACGACTTGGGAAAAGTATGTAAATTTATCAGAAAAATTAGCAGAAAAATCTTTAGAAAAGCCGGAAAAACAATTTGTATTTATACCCTATGTTTCCGCCTATGGTAATACTGGAAAAGCTGCAGATAAGATAAAGGAAGGTATCCAAAGTGTTGGAGATATAGATGTAGAAACCATGGATATAGAATTTGCTGAACTAGGGAATATATCAGAAAAAATAGAAAAGAGTACGGCTATAATAATTGGATCACCTACTATAAATCAAAATACCCTCCTTCCTATATATAAAGTGTTTTCGGTAATAGATCCTGTAACAAGTAAAGGAAAATTAGCAGGAGCTTTTGGTTCTTATGGATGGAGTGGAGAAGCCGTAAAAATTATATTAGGTAATATGAAAAATTTAAAATTGAAAATATACGATGAAGAAGGGTTAAGGATTAATTTTATACCTTTTGAAGAAGGGTTACAAGAAGCTAAAAACTATGGGGAAGATTTTGGGAAGAAACTTATGGAATTAAGTGAGTAAATTTTAAATATCGAGGAATAGATAATGCTTTTCCTCGATATTG
This Tissierellales bacterium DNA region includes the following protein-coding sequences:
- a CDS encoding FprA family A-type flavoprotein — its product is MGNKKVLDITDSVKWIGILDPGLVTFDVVMETKYGSTYNSYFIDADKKTIIETSKENFKDEYLDKVKSVVNPEEIEYIVLDHTEPDHSGNLRHLLKIAPNATVVGSRAAINFLKSMSDEKFKSKIVGHGDTLDLGNKTLKFIAAPFLHWPDSMFTYLEEDKILFTCDAFGCHYCDERMFDDLVDDFDDAFHYYFDVILRPFSNYMLEAINKIKDLDIDIIAPGHGPILRTTWEKYVNLSEKLAEKSLEKPEKQFVFIPYVSAYGNTGKAADKIKEGIQSVGDIDVETMDIEFAELGNISEKIEKSTAIIIGSPTINQNTLLPIYKVFSVIDPVTSKGKLAGAFGSYGWSGEAVKIILGNMKNLKLKIYDEEGLRINFIPFEEGLQEAKNYGEDFGKKLMELSE